The genome window TATTTCCCCATTTTACCGACCGCTGCTTCCTTGAACGCCTTATTGACATCGTCTTTATTTGTTTCTTTTTGAACGAAGCAGACAAAATCTACGAGCGACACGTCGGCAGTCGGAACCCGGATCGCGACGCCGTCGAGCTTGCCCTTAAGCTCAGGGAAGATCTCGCCGATGACCTTGGCTGCTCCGGTTGAAGTCGGGATCATTGATACGGCCGCAGCCCGCGCGCGGCGCAGGTCCTTGTGCATCAGGTCAAGTATCCGCTGGTCGTTCGTGTATGCGTGGATCGTAGTCATATACCCCTTTTTGATCGTGTATTTTTCATGCAGGACTTTTACCATGGGCGCAAAGCAATTGGTCGTGCACGAAGCGTTGGAGATAATAATATCTTTCTTGGGATCGTACTTTTCTTCGTTGATCCCCATGACGAATGTCGGAACCCTGGGTTCGCCCTTTGCCGGTGCGGAAACAACCACCCGCTTGGCGCCGTTCTTTATATGTTGTTCGATCTGGCTGCGTTCGTTGAACTTTCCGGTTGATTCTATCACGTAATCGATCTTAAGATCCTTCCAGGGAAGCTTGGCCGGATCTTTTTCAACAAGCACCTTGTAGGTTTTGCCATCGACCACGATGGCATCGGATTTTGCTTCGACCTCAGCATTGAATATCCTGTGAACTGAATCGTA of bacterium contains these proteins:
- the gap gene encoding type I glyceraldehyde-3-phosphate dehydrogenase; translated protein: MKPLVAINGFGRIGRLVFRAGYKSDKFDIVAINDIADAKTLAHLLKYDSVHRIFNAEVEAKSDAIVVDGKTYKVLVEKDPAKLPWKDLKIDYVIESTGKFNERSQIEQHIKNGAKRVVVSAPAKGEPRVPTFVMGINEEKYDPKKDIIISNASCTTNCFAPMVKVLHEKYTIKKGYMTTIHAYTNDQRILDLMHKDLRRARAAAVSMIPTSTGAAKVIGEIFPELKGKLDGVAIRVPTADVSLVDFVCFVQKETNKDDVNKAFKEAAVGKMGKYLRYCDEPLVSIDFVGDPHSCVFDPALTMAAGDMVKVFAWYDNEWAYSVRIVDMLEYIIGRE